The Candidatus Aminicenantes bacterium genomic sequence GTGGAAAACCGGGGAGGTCGCCTTCTGGATGGCCCCGACGTTGAACTTTTTCAGTTCCCGGTTGTCGAGGGCGTTCATCACGATCAAATAGGTGTCCAGCTCCTGGCGGACGAAAAAGGCGATGTTTTCTCCCTGGCGGTCCCAGCTGAAGGTGCGGCCGTCGGCCGGGACGAACTTGTACTCGATGCCGTCATAGGTCGACCTGTAGCCCGGGGTGACGTTCTTGATCACCTTGCCGTCCTTGAGCGAGACGATGATGATGTCAAGCTTGTAGGTGCGGTAGTTGACCGTGACGATGGCCAGCAATTCCCCGCCCGGGGAAACCTGGTGCGAGAAGGAGTAGGCGAAAGGAAAATCGGGACCGATCAGGAAACTGTAGTCCTCGGGGTTTTCGCGGTTGAGGAAAGCCTTGAAACGGTTGCGGGCGTATTTTTTGAACTCGAAATTGAAGGTCTTGGGCACGAAGTTGAATTGCTCCAGGAACGAATGCCGCTTGCCGACCAGATTGGGGCGGCGCTGGCTGGTCAGCAGGTCGCGGACGCCCTTGCGGCCGAATTTCTCGAAAAAGAATTCGTACATCAGATGGCCGAAATCGTAGGGCAGGCGGTTGGTGCCGCCGGCGCTGCGGATGTCGCCGTCCTCCTGGATCTCGGGCATGCGGTCGCACAGGACGCTGTCGACAACCGTCAGCAGGCTGAAACTGTCCCAGTAGCCGGTCATGAATTCGGCCAGGCCTTCCATGACCCAGTCGGGGGGGTTGAGAAAATCGAACATCCCGGTCGCATGCCCCTTGTACAGGATCGTGTACTCGAAGATATGCGTGAGCTCATGCTTCAACAACCGCGCCATCTCCTCTTTCGAGCGGTTGCCGTAAACGACGATGCGGTTGTTGGCCGGTTCGGCGAAGCCCTCGAAGCTCCCGGGGGCGATGAGGCCCGGGTACAGGTTGGTCTGCTCCAGGTCGGTCTGCTTGTCGTAATAGATGATCGGCGTGCGGTGATCGATGGTGGCGTTCAGGAACGCGGAGACCTCGTCGTAGGCTTTCTCGGCTTGACGCGCCAAGCGGGCGAGCAATTCCGGGTTGTCGGTGTAATGGAAGATGCGGAAGTTCTTGGTGTCGGCGTATTTCCAGGGAAAAGCCTTGCGCACGATCTTGTTTTTCCCGTAAAAATAAGAGTATTGCGCGGAAACGCCGGCGGCGCACAGCGCCAAGACAAGGGCGATGATTGTTTTTTTCATTTGGGCTTCCTATTTAAACAGGATGTAGCGTTCCTGGGTCGCTTTCCTGGGCTGGAGCGCGAGGCCCAGCCTGGCGGTGATCTTGCCGACCATGCTGTTGAAGTTGAACTGGGCCGTTGTCGCCTCGCTGGGCTCCATTTTCTCCGTGTAGGTCTCCTGCAGCAGCGTTTGGCCCGAGTCGCCGTCGATGACGGCGATCTTCATGGCCATTTCCCACAGCTGCACCGCGGCATAGGTGTTTTTCGTGTTGCCCTCTTCGTCCTTGACCCTTTTGACCACGCCCAACTTCTTGATCTCCAGGTTCAACTTGCCGGTGATGAAGAGCGACTGCGGGTGGGAGCGGAAGACATGGGCAAAGAAGACGCTGTTCGCATACTGGAAATCGATCGCCGGGCAGTAGCGGCGCAGCAAATGGCGGACCATGGCCCAGTGGGGAGGATCGAGGGTGGTTATTTTCTGGTTGATGGCGAAAGGCAGTTCCTCGCTGAAAACCTTTCTGTTTTCGGCGTCGACGTCCAAAGCGATATCGGGGACATTGGCCAGGAAATCGACGAAATAAACATTCTGATAGCGGCTGAAATCCACCACCCGTTTTTCCAGGAACGGCACCGGGGTCGAGACATAGCTCTCGGCGCAGGCCGCGGCCAGGGCCGCCAGCAGCAGGGGCAAAATGAGTCTATTTTTTTTCATTGTTGTTCTTCTTTTCATTGTCGTTCTTCTTCTGATTTTTCTTGAAGCGGTCGTAGTTGCCCTGGATCAAGGAGTTGCCCGGAGCCAATCGCATGGCCAGCTGGTATTCCTGTTCGGCCTCCGGCGCCCGATCCAGGCTTTCCAGCGCCACGGCCATGTTGTTGTGCAGGGCGGCCGAATCGCCGCCTTTAGCGGCCTGCACTTTTTGCCAGCGGTAATAGGCTTCCTTCCACAGTCCCTCCGTGGCCAGCTTATTGGCGAACTCGAAATCGCTCCGGTAGCGGTTCACCGCGCAGCCGGCGATCCAAACGACGCACAGGGCTAAAAAAATGATCTTCTTCTTCAATTCAACCTCCCTGGGCCAGAACGGCAAAATGTCTGGAATTCAGCCATTGGATAATAACAACTGCAGCCTTCTTTTCTTGCATGCTTTAATGCCCCTAAAATAAGCACATATAATGTAATATATTTAAATTATTTTCAATGCTTTTAATACTTTTGCTGCCAATCCCCCAAATTCGTTACTTAAGTCCTACTGATTGCATATGGCCACTTTCAATCGTTGGCGGTGTGATTCTTTTCCCCCTTCGGGGGCAGACAAATCAAATCCGCCCCCTGGGGTTGTCTCACTAAATGATTTCAATACTTCCATAAATATTTGAAATCATAGTGAGAGCAACCCCAGTTGGCGGATGATTTGTGCTGCTCCTTGACTTTCGCTTTCGCCGCGCGTATAATATTTTCTTGGATCGCGGGGTGGAGCAGCCAGGTAGCTCATTGGGCTCATAACCCAAAGGTCGTAGGTTCAAATCCTACCCCCGCTACCAAACTTTCAGCGGCATTATGCCGAGACGCTTCGTCGAGGCATCTAATGCTGCTGTGCTGAGCCGTCTTCGGCGAAGCATATAACACGGCTATGCCGAGACGCTTCGTCGAGGCACCCCAAATATCCCCATAAATTCAATATTTTTTAATTATTTGTTTATTCCTTATTTTATTATTGGCAATAAGAATGGCCTATTTTAGACTTTTTATATCCCACATATATCCCAAATATTCCTCCAAAATGAACTCTTAAATATTTTGACATTATGATGCTGAACCTTGATTTTGATCTACAGACCGTCGAACTCTATTTTTTACAAAAATAAACAATTCCTACTGTTAAAAAGATCAAGCCCAACACAAATCCCATCCAGCGAACATATCGGTTTTCATAATTGGGCTTGATCAGTGCCCATGATCTGGGAGCGATCATATTCTGCTCAAAAATGAAACCCAGCACTTCTTCCCACCCCTGCATAACCGCCACGGCAATAAAATACTGCTCGAAATGGTACTTAAAGCGCCAGGCATTCAGCAATTTTCCACGAAAAAGGTATATGAACAACACGGCTCCGAGCCAGAAGAATAAAATCCATTGGTTTCGCTTTAACCTGGAGCGGATGCTCACCGAGACCGAATCCCTTTCAGAATCCTGGATCGATTTCCAAGAGTCCAGCTCGATCCGCGAATAATTCTTCAAGCAAACCTCTCGCCAAACAATGAAGGGGATCATGGCAAACGCCCAGAGCAGCATGACCAAGACGATCGGGAATGGATCATCTGTTATCAAAACCGACAAAAGCATGAGGAAAAAAGCGACAGCTAAAGCAACTCCCAGGATCATGAAGAATTTTTTATCGAACAGGGTCTTGTTGAAGCGCGCACGTTCGATGAAATGAAGGAGTCCCCTGCCCGAGACCTGCTGATTCTCTTTTACTTGCAGGCGGCAGTTTTCGCCGCTCTCCTCGGCGATGAACCCGACATCGCGCCATTTCTGAATCGTTCCCGTATCCAATTGGAACAGCTCGGCAATTTCTTCAAGCTTATAGTCTTTCTTTGCATCGATCTTGCCAGCCATCTCCGAAAATATCAATTTCCGCTTCCTGAATATCATTGGCCTGTGTCCAATTTTTGATCCTCGATTTAATTTTATCATAAGGATCACTGGGTTCATAGCCCAAAGGTCGTAGGTTCAAGCCGAGGCACACCCGCAGGGTGGGCCGAGACCTGCGGAGCGGCCTTCGCCAGAAGGGCGATCCGCTCATCCTACCCCTGCTACCAAATTTCTCCCAATCAAACTATATTCAAATTCGAATCCATGCCTCTTTTCATAACCCAACCGTTCCCATTGGGCGAATCGGCATCACCATTTGGCGAGAGAAGATTCACTGGTTTATTTCTGCTCTTGTTCCTTTTGGACAGGGATGGGCAAATCAGAGATGATCCGGGTGCTTACCCAGTAGATATCGTCATTCCAGCCAAAAAAAAGATACCGGCCATCGGGCGATATCGATGCGATGCCGGCCTTCACGTCAAGGCCATACTGCGACAGATCAACCGCCTCGCCCCACGTGCCATCCTTGCATTTGAAGGATACAAACAGGTGCGGACCGCCATCGATATCAAAGACAATGTAACTGCCGTCCGGGGCGATGCACGGATGGGCGATGGAATCGGACCTGCCGCGCAATTTTTCAATCCCGCCCTTGAGATCTTCGTACCCGGCGATCAGGTTGCCCTTCATGATGGCCTGGCTCACGAAATCGCATTCGGGGCCGGTATGGGTTACGTATATTTTTCCGTCGCGGGAGGAACTGACAAACATGCCTTGGCCCGCGTATTTCGCCACGGACCAGCCAGCCGCAGTTCGCTCGGAGACATAAATCCCGTAATCGGGCAATTTGGGCTCGCCGGCTGGGGCCGGGTGCTCCCAATTCCAATAGATGCGTCTGTTATCGTATGTCACATGCGGTTCGTTGGCTATGTAACCCGCAGAGAACTGTACCGGTGCGGGGTAGGTCCAGCCCTGTGCCTCCAAGCGGCTGGCCATGATCTGACTATTATTTCTGGTAAAATAAAATTCTTTTCCATCTGGTGAAAACGTGCAAGCGGATTCTTTGGACGCGGTCTGGGATACAATGCCCGGCGCAAATATCTTCGGCTCTTTGCCGGGAGGTATCTGTCCCAAATAAGGGCCTTTTATCTCAGTCTGCTGGCCGGCATAGAAGGGGGGCTTTTCCCCATCCTGGATTTGAGCAATCAATGCCTGGCAAAACAAACCCAAAGTCAAACCACAGATGGCGAGCCGCACTATCTCCATATCAAATTTCGAATGCAATGAACCAGAACATTCTCTTATGATTTTCATCGCGATCCTCCATCATGGATTTCATCAACTGACAAGAAAACTGATTTCCCCATGATTGAATCTTGCCGCGCATCGGCTTGTGACAGAGGGCGGGCCGCTCAGAGCCGATTTTGCCAGAGCACCCGGCCCGTGTCGCTGTCGACGCAGACGGCATGGAGCATGCGGATGAACAGCAATCTGTTTTTTACCTGCTCGAAGAATTGGAAATCGAAATCGGGATTCCCGCGGGAAAATACGATTTTAAAGGCATCGGTTTGGCGGGCCTCGTTGACATCGAAGAAGATCTTCGGGATTTCCGCCTGCCAGCGTTCCTGCAACATGCCGCCTTCCGGATAGTGCAGGCGCGAGATGCGCATCTTGGCATCCGGGGCGACTGAACCGCGATGGATGATATAGAACGAGTCGTCATCGGGCTGCAATAATTGGTTGTGCCCACCGAAATGGCCTTCCTCCGAAATTTCGCGCCACCACAGCTCTCTGACGGTAAGTTCGTTTTCCGCCGTCCGCAAGTCGGTTTGCACCTTCGACAAGGCATTCTGTTCCGCGGTCTGGAATTGCCGGCGGCCGGTGGGATCGCTTTCTTTCATCGCCGCCAGTTGCGCGGACAATTGGCCTTGCCGGGTTTTGGCTTGCTGCAATTCCCGCCCGAGCCGCTGCAGGATGCGCGGTTTGTTTGCGTCGCATAAAAACTCGCCCTCCAGGAAACTCAATTGCGGATCCACCGGGATACTGTTCCGGGTGATGGTTTTGCGCAGGTCGTTGCTCAGGTAAAAATGGGCGGAACGAAACTCGACGCCATCGGAAAAACAGTTGAGGGTCTGGTGTGTCTCCGCAAGGGATATGACTGCGGGCAACTTCTGAATGGTGAAATTCTGCGGATCGACGGCCCAATGGTAGCCCTGCATATCGGTGATGATCAGCTTGTCCCGCCGTTCGTCATAGGCGAAGAAGCTATTGATCTGGGACCACTTTATTTTGGCCAGGTTGTTTTGCAGCGCCGGCTCGGCCGCTAATATTTGTTTCTGGCTGACGGTCACGGCCAGGGTGCGGGGATTTCTGCCATGCAGGCCGAGCGCCGGGTCCAAAGAATAAAGCCAAAGCTTACCGTTGGAGATGCCCAGGAAGCTGACCGGGTTTTCTTTTTCTCGGCCAAATTCAATGCGGGCTAACAGCTGTCCATTTTCGAGTCCGTATGCTGAAAGTCTGGTTTCAGCGTAACCGTAGATACTGGTGAATCCGCGACCGGATCTTTTACCGATGGCTTGAAAAATGCTCTCATGGGCGATCAGGATATACCCCTGCGGGCCGCTGTAAACAGCCGCTTTTACAATATCGTCGGCCTCGCATTTGGCCATATCCTTGTGAAAGCAACCGCTCATTATCAGTGTTCCCGAAAGTAATGCCACACCCATCCGGCGGATCCGCCAAGCGCTTTTTTTCACGGCTCACCTCATGTCAAAAAAGTCTTTACTGTTTTTGAAAGTCTATCATTTGATACAAGAATTTTCCAGTAAGGGGCGGGAGGAGTATATGCAGTTAACAGCATTGGTCTTATAACCCAAAGGTCGTCCCGCTGAGGCGGGACTCCCGCCCTCTTCGGGACGGTCGTAGGTCCAAGCCGAGGTGCACGCGAAGCGGGGCGCCGTGACCCTGCCGATCGGACTTTGTTAGAAGGACGATCGGCGCATCCTACCCCCGCTACCAACCTTTTTTCCAATACAATCGCTGAGTTCTTTCTTTGCTTTCTTATCTTACCCTAAACCCTGTACCCTATCCCCTGTACCCTAAACCCTGATATAATGAAAGCTCTATGGAGGTGAATATGTCGCTTAAAAACGCAATCTTGCTTTACCTGCTCACGTTGGCCGTCTTTTTTCTCATCGACATGGTCTGGCTGGGGCTGGTGGCCAAGAACTTTTACCGCCGACACCTGGGCGCGCTGCTCAGCCCGACGGTCAACTGGCCGGCGGCCATCCTGTTCTACCTGCTGTTCATCGCCGGCTTGCAGCTGCTGATCATCGCGCCGGCGCTGGCCAAGGGGTCGCCGCTGCAAGCCTTGTGGCAGGGGGCGCTGTTCGGGCTCGTGTCCTACGCCACCTACGACCTGACCAACCTGGCCACG encodes the following:
- a CDS encoding DUF2177 family protein — protein: MSLKNAILLYLLTLAVFFLIDMVWLGLVAKNFYRRHLGALLSPTVNWPAAILFYLLFIAGLQLLIIAPALAKGSPLQALWQGALFGLVSYATYDLTNLATLKDWPLLVTLVDLAWGTVLGGSVSFLSAAAASRLLKN